The Siniperca chuatsi isolate FFG_IHB_CAS linkage group LG2, ASM2008510v1, whole genome shotgun sequence genome window below encodes:
- the akr7a3 gene encoding aflatoxin B1 aldehyde reductase member 3, whose translation MQWIITGGLCTLRQSHTIKDALTHLPRFVARRNMSSSQAKRPVSLLGTMAFGGRADAEQSLEMVKTFLGRGHNLVDTAFMYADGKSETVIGGMNLPKTVSLATKANPWDGKTLKPESVRSQLETSLQRLRTNCVDLFYLHAPDHQNPIQDTLRACNELHKEGKFKEFGLSNYASWEVAEIVCICRHNNWIVPTVYQGMYNATTRQVETELLPCLRYCGMRFYAYNPLAGGLLTGKYHYEDKDGSQPAGRFFGNSWAAAYQDRYWKQSQFQAIDVVLKAMETAYGSEKPSLTSAAMRWIYHHSQLKGDLGDGVIIGMSSMEQLQQNLAAAEEGPLDERVVAAFNEAWNLVAHECPNYFR comes from the exons ATGCAGTGGATAATAACAGGAGGGCTGTGCACACTCCGACAGAGTCACACTATCAAAGACGCGCTCACACATTTACCGAGGTTTGTGGCTCGTCGAAACATGTCGTCGTCTCAAGCTAAACGGCCGGTTTCCTTACTGGGAACTATGGCGTTCGGTGGACGAGCCGACGCCGAGCAGAGCCTGGAGATGGTGAAGACTTTCCTGGGAAGGGGACACAACCTGGTGGACACAGCCTTTATGTACGCGGATGGGAAGTCAGAGACGGTCATAGGGGGCATGAACCTTCCCAAAACAG TAAGCTTAGCTACCAAGGCCAACCCCTGGGATGGGAAGACGCTGAAGCCAGAGAGTGTGCGCTCTCAGCTGGAAACCTCCCTTCAGAGGCTGCGGACCAATTGTGTGGACCTTTTCTACCTCCATGCCCCTGACCACCAAAACCCCATCCAGGATACCCTTAGGGCCTGCAATGAACTCCACAAAGAG GGAAAATTCAAGGAGTTTGGCCTGTCAAACTATGCATCGTGGGAAGTGGCTGAAATTGTGTGCATCTGCAGACACAACAACTGGATTGTTCCCACTGTGTATCAG GGAATGTACAATGCCACTACAAGACAGGTTGAGACAGAGTTGCTGCCGTGTCTGAGATACTGCGGAATGAGATTCTACGCATACAATCCCCTAGCAG GTGGCCTTCTGACAGGAAAGTACCATTATGAAGACAAAGATGGTTCCCAGCCTGCAGGACGATTCTTTGGTAACAGCTGGGCTGCAGCATACCAGGACAG ATACTGGAAACAGAGTCAATTCCAGGCGATAGATGTGGTTCTAAAGGCCATGGAGACAGCATACGGCTCAGAGAAACCCAGCCTGACTTCTGCTGCTATGCGCTGGATTTACCACCACTCCCAACTTAAG GGTGATCTTGGAGATGGAGTCATCATTGGCATGTCAAGTATGGAGCAACTTCAGCAAAACCTGGCTGCTGCAGAGGAGGGTCCTCTGGATGAGAGAGTGGTCGCCGCCTTCAATGAGGCCTGGAACCTCGTAGCCCATGAGTGTCCAAACTACTTCCGCTAA
- the mrto4 gene encoding mRNA turnover protein 4 homolog — MPKSKRDKKISLTKTAKKGLESKQKLIEELRKCVDTYRNLFIFSVANMRNNKLKDIRTAWKHSRFFFGKNKVMVVALGKGETDEYRDNLHKVSKYLRGEVGVLFTNKTKDEVQEYFNHFKEMDYARAGNQAQMDLTLDEGPLEQFPHSMEPQLRQLGLPTALKKGVVTLLKDHEVCKEGDVLTPEQARILKLFGIEMAEFKVQIKCMWNSETGEFENCAGEEESMQDNEEGDDDDAE; from the exons ATGCCGAAGTCAAAGAGGGACAAGAAAA TTTCGTTAACGAAAACAGCCAAGAAAGGACTGGAgtcaaaacagaaattaatcGAGGAG ttACGGAAATGTGTGGACACCTACAGAAACTTGTTCATTTTCTCCGTGGCCAATATGAGGaataacaaactgaaagatATCAGGACAGCATGGAAACACAGCAG ATTCTTCTTCGGGAAAAATAAAGTCATGGTGGTTGCCTTGGGTAAAGGAGAAACAGACGAATACAGAGATAATTTGCACAAG GTCAGCAAATATCTGCGAGGAGAAGTGGGAGTACtattcacaaataaaacaaaggatGAGGTACAAGA GTATTTCAATCATTTCAAAGAGATGGATTACGCACGGGCAGGCAACCAGGCACAGATGGACTTAACTCTGGATGAGGGACCCCTGGAACAGTTTCCTCACTCAATGGAGCCCCAGTTGAGGCAATTAGGACTTCCCACTGCTCTCAAGAAAG GTGTGGTGACGCTGCTGAAGGACCATGAAGTCTGTAAGGAGGGAGACGTGTTAACTCCTGAGCAGGCTCGTATTCTG aAACTCTTTGGCATCGAGATGGCAGAATTCAAGGTGCAGATCAAATGTATGTGGAACTCAGAAACAGGCGAGTTTGAGAACTGTGCTGGTGAGGAAGAGTCTATGCAGGATAATGAAGAAGGAGATGATGACGATGCAGAATGA